Within Malus domestica chromosome 04, GDT2T_hap1, the genomic segment CAGAGGCGCCAAGAAAATGTCAAAATCTCCTGATTTTTCCCGTGACACCGTCTTCAATTCGCCGGCGGTGCTCCACTTCCCCGAAGGCGGCCCTAAGGTAACCTTTTCCGGCAACGACCCGCTGAGAGAACGAATCTTCCATTTCAGCAGAGAATCGATTCTCAAACTGAAAAACAGAGCCAATAACACTCTGTTTAAAACAACACATAACTGTAACGGTAATGGTAACGATCACGGTAACTGTAACGGTAATGGTAACGATCACGGTAACGGCCTTTCTGAATCGGCCGAGATTTTCGGGAAGCAGTGCAATGACAGCTGGAAAGCCGTTCCTCCATATAACGGCGCGAAAACGTCGGAGTTTTCGTCATTTCAATCTTTGAGCGCGCAGCTCTGGCGTTCCGTGACACGCGTCAGGAATCTGCCCCATTCCAAAACGACGACGTTCCGTATGGCTGTGAACTGCCGCCACCGCCTCCAGCCGAAGATGGACTCGCACTACTTCGGGAACGCGATACAGAGCATCCCGACCGTCGCTACCGCCGGCGATCTGCTTTCGCGAGATCTGCGCTGGGGAGCCGAGCTCCTTCACAAGAATGTGGTGGCGCACGACGACGCCACCGTTCGCCGCGGCGTGGAGGATTGGGAGAGCGCGCCGAGGCTCTTCCCGCTGGGGAACTTCGACGGCGCGATGATCACTATGGGCAGCTCGCCGCGATTCCCGATGTACAACAACGATTTCGGGTGGGGCAAACCTCTCGCCGTGCGGAGTGGCGCGGCCAACAAATTCGACGGCAAGATATCGGCGTTTCCTGGGAGGGAAGGCAACGGGAGCGTTGATTTGGAGGTGGTTCTGGCTCCCGAGACGATGGCGGGGCTGCTATCCGATGGAGAGTTCATGCAATACGTATCGGCTGTAGAATGAGCCGGGTTGTAGCCGATCAAGCAGTGACAGTGGGTGGGAG encodes:
- the LOC103433645 gene encoding BAHD acyltransferase DCR; the encoded protein is MHPTTLPTTIYTPSLLTPSHRNSQFKPPNFLSRPTIKTHRFTMPSSDSFFSVISQCTIYLHQKSTIKSLKLSVSDLPMLSCHYIQKGVLLESPSCSFADLLPSLKHSLSLALSHFPALAGRFETDDDGRVHIVCNDAGVNFVHAKAKTLSVDAILRPNADVPHCFRKFFAYERTLSYTGHFRPLAAVQVTELADAVFIGCTVNHSVVDGTSFWHFFNTFAEINRGAKKMSKSPDFSRDTVFNSPAVLHFPEGGPKVTFSGNDPLRERIFHFSRESILKLKNRANNTLFKTTHNCNGNGNDHGNCNGNGNDHGNGLSESAEIFGKQCNDSWKAVPPYNGAKTSEFSSFQSLSAQLWRSVTRVRNLPHSKTTTFRMAVNCRHRLQPKMDSHYFGNAIQSIPTVATAGDLLSRDLRWGAELLHKNVVAHDDATVRRGVEDWESAPRLFPLGNFDGAMITMGSSPRFPMYNNDFGWGKPLAVRSGAANKFDGKISAFPGREGNGSVDLEVVLAPETMAGLLSDGEFMQYVSAVE